A genomic segment from Malus domestica chromosome 05, GDT2T_hap1 encodes:
- the LOC103435053 gene encoding uncharacterized protein isoform X2 — MKAVVITSPGGPDVLKLQEVEDPQLKDDEVLIKVAAAAVNGSDTIQRKGAYPPPPGSSPYLGLECSGTIEAVGKHVSRWQAGDRVCALLSGGGYAEKVAVPAGHVFPIPPGISMTDAASFPEVACTVWSTVFMMSRLSAGETFLVHGGSSGIGTFAIQIAKYQGARVFVTAGNEEKLAACKNLGADVCINYKTEDFVARVKEETGGKGVDVILDSIGADYFRRNLDSLNFDGRLFVIGLMSGPVTELDLRAVLSRRLTIQAAGLRYRSPENKAVIVREVENNVWPAIVAGKVKTVIYKSFPLSEAAEAHRLMESSQHIGKILLVV; from the exons ATGAAGGCCGTAGTGATAACGTCTCCAGGTGGGCCTGACGTCCTGAAGCTCCAGGAAGTCGAGGACCCACAGCTCAAGGACGATGAAGTTCTGATCAAAGTAGCCGCCGCGGCGGTGAACGGGTCTGACACGATTCAGAGGAAGGGGGCGTATCCGCCGCCACCGGGTTCCAGCCCCTACCTGGGACTCGAGTGTTCTGGAACCATCGAGGCCGTCGGgaaacacgtgtcgcgctggcAAGCCGGTGATCGg GTGTGTGCTCTTCTTAGTGGAGGAGGGTATGCCGAGAAGGTGGCTGTTCCAGCAGGACACGTTTTTCCCATCCCACCTGGTATTTCTATGACGGATGCTGCTAGCTTTCCTGAGGTGGCATGCACTGTTTGGTCGACTGTATTTATGATGAGTCGGCTTTCTGCTGGTGAAACATTTCTG GTTCATGGGGGCTCCAGTGGAATTGGTACATTTGCGATTCAGATAGCCAAATACCAAGGAGCAAGGGTTTTTGTCACAGCGG GAAATGAGGAAAAGTTAGCTGCTTGCAAGAATCTTGGAGCCGATGTATGCATCAATTACAAGACAGAGGACTTTGTTGCACGGGTGAAAGAAGAAACAGGCGGCAAAG GTGTTGATGTTATCTTGGATAGCATTGGGGCAGACTATTTCCGGCGGAACCTTGACAGCTTAAACTTTGATGGGAGGCTTTTTGTTATTGGGCTCATGAGTGGTCCTGTTACAGAACTAGACCTTCGTGCTGTGCTTTCGAGGCGTCTCACCATCCAAG CTGCTGGCTTGCGATACAGAAGTCCCGAGAACAAAGCGGTAATTGTTAGGGAGGTGGAGAACAATGTGTGGCCAGCAATTGTTGCTGGCAAGGTGAAAACTGTGATATACAAGTCTTTTCCGTTATCTGAAGCAGCGGAAGCTCACCGGCTCATGGAAAGTAGCCAGCATATCGGAAAGATACTGCTCGTTGTATGA
- the LOC103435053 gene encoding uncharacterized protein isoform X1, with amino-acid sequence MSFPHWSLKSCATTCRFPHGMSFAPPFSLTFLCCERARVLQSVGSSKLKASMKAVVITSPGGPDVLKLQEVENPQVKDDEVLIKVAATAVNRADTIQRKGAYPPPPGSSPYLGLECSGTIEAVGKHVSRWQAGDRVCALLSGGGYAEKVAVPAGHVFPIPPGISMTDAASFPEVACTVWSTVFMMSRLSAGETFLVHGGSSGIGTFAIQIAKYQGARVFVTAGNEEKLAACKNLGADVCINYKTEDFVARVKEETGGKGVDVILDSIGADYFRRNLDSLNFDGRLFVIGLMSGPVTELDLRAVLSRRLTIQAAGLRYRSPENKAVIVREVENNVWPAIVAGKVKTVIYKSFPLSEAAEAHRLMESSQHIGKILLVV; translated from the exons ATGTCGTTTCCTCATTGGTCCCTCAAAAGCTGTGCCACGACATGTCGTTTTCCCCACGGCATGTCGTTTGCCCCACCTTTTAGTTTAACCTTCCTCTGTTGCGAACGTGCCAGAGTCCTGCAGTCAGTGGGAAGCTCAAAGTTGAAAGCTTCAATGAAGGCCGTAGTGATAACGTCTCCAGGTGGGCCCGACGTCCTGAAGCTCCAGGAAGTCGAGAACCCACAGGTCAAAGACGATGAAGTTCTGATCAAAGTCGCCGCCACGGCGGTGAACCGGGCCGACACGATTCAGAGGAAGGGGGCGTATCCGCCGCCTCCGGGTTCCAGCCCCTACCTGGGACTCGAGTGTTCTGGAACCATCGAGGCCGTCGGgaaacacgtgtcgcgctggcAAGCCGGTGATCGg GTGTGTGCTCTTCTTAGTGGAGGAGGGTATGCCGAGAAGGTGGCTGTTCCAGCAGGACACGTTTTTCCCATCCCACCTGGTATTTCTATGACGGATGCTGCTAGCTTTCCTGAGGTGGCATGCACTGTTTGGTCGACTGTATTTATGATGAGTCGGCTTTCTGCTGGTGAAACATTTCTG GTTCATGGGGGCTCCAGTGGAATTGGTACATTTGCGATTCAGATAGCCAAATACCAAGGAGCAAGGGTTTTTGTCACAGCGG GAAATGAGGAAAAGTTAGCTGCTTGCAAGAATCTTGGAGCCGATGTATGCATCAATTACAAGACAGAGGACTTTGTTGCACGGGTGAAAGAAGAAACAGGCGGCAAAG GTGTTGATGTTATCTTGGATAGCATTGGGGCAGACTATTTCCGGCGGAACCTTGACAGCTTAAACTTTGATGGGAGGCTTTTTGTTATTGGGCTCATGAGTGGTCCTGTTACAGAACTAGACCTTCGTGCTGTGCTTTCGAGGCGTCTCACCATCCAAG CTGCTGGCTTGCGATACAGAAGTCCCGAGAACAAAGCGGTAATTGTTAGGGAGGTGGAGAACAATGTGTGGCCAGCAATTGTTGCTGGCAAGGTGAAAACTGTGATATACAAGTCTTTTCCGTTATCTGAAGCAGCGGAAGCTCACCGGCTCATGGAAAGTAGCCAGCATATCGGAAAGATACTGCTCGTTGTATGA
- the LOC103408833 gene encoding endonuclease 4-like produces the protein MGGTGFWWTWRVLGSMLLVPGILGWGKEGHYTICKIAEGFLSEEALAAVKELLPASAKGDLAEVCSWPDEIRHSYHWRWSGPLHYVDTPDFKCNYKYCRDCHDSAGHKDRCVTAAIYNYSMQLSSGYHESISESGYNLTEALMFLSHFIGDVHQPLHVGFTGDEGGNTIIVRWYRRKTNLHHVWDNMIIESAVKTYYSKDLAIMIKAIERNITDGWFNVIPSWKICANNQTVCPNEHASESISLACKYAYRNATPGSTLTDDYFLSRLPVVEKRLAQSGVRLAATLNRIFSSQAKQIADA, from the exons ATGGGTGGGACTGGGTTTTGGTGGACTTGGAGGGTGCTTGGGTCTATGCTATTGGTGCCAGGAATTCTGGGTTGGGGCAAAGAAGGCCACTACACAATTTGCAAGATTGCAGAG GGATTTCTGAGTGAAGAGGCTCTCGCTGCGGTGAAAGAGTTGCTACCGGCATCTGCCAAAGGTGATCTTGCAGAAGTTTGCTCCTGGCCTGATGAGATTCGTCATAGCTACCATTGGCGATGGAGTGGTCCTTTGCACTATGTTGACACACCGGATTTTAAGTGTAACTACAAATACTGCA GAGACTGCCATGACTCTGCTGGACATAAAGATAGGTGTGTCACTGCAGCGATTTACAACTATTCGATGCAACTCTCTTCGGGTTACCATGAGTCCATCTCAGAATCAGGAT ACAACTTAACAGAGGCACTtatgttcttgtctcattttaTTGGGGATGTGCATCAG CCCCTACATGTTGGCTTCACTGGAGATGAAGGCGGGAACACAATAATAGTCCGATGGTATCGCAGGAAGACGAATCTCCACCAT GTCTGGGATAATATGATCATTGAATCTGCTGTAAAGACATACTACAGTAAGGATCTTGCAATCATGATAAAGGCCATTGAAAGGAATATTACG GATGGTTGgttcaatgttataccgtcatgGAAGATTTGTGCAAATAATCAGACTGTATGTCCGAACGA GCATGCCTCTGAAAGCATTAGTTTGGCATGCAAATATGCTTACAGAAATGCCACACCTGGAAGCACACTGACAG ATGACTACTTCCTCTCTCGGCTACCTGTTGTGGAGAAGAGGCTAGCTCAAAGTGGGGTCCGCCTGGCTGCTACCCTCAATCGTATTTTCTCTTCCCAAGCAAAACAAATTGCTGATGCATGA
- the LOC103408832 gene encoding endonuclease 1 yields the protein MTEALLFLSHFMGDIHHPMHVGFTTDEGGNTIALRWYRHKSNLHHVWDREIIQQAMKDYYDKDMELLLQDILVNITDGIWSDDVTSWKHCDDQRSCINKYATESINIACKWAYKGVEAGDTLTEDYFLPRLPVVEKRIAQGGVRLAAILNRVFSSSQDTGVDDDVSHSPT from the exons ATGACTGAGGCCTTGCTTTTCTTGTCACACTTTATGGGAGATATCCATCAT CCAATGCATGTCGGGTTCACGACAGATGAGGGAGGAAACACGATAGCCTTGCGTTGGTACAGGCACAAatccaatcttcaccat GTGTGGGATAGGGAGATCATACAACAAGCTATGAAGGACTATTATGACAAAGACATGGAACTCCTCCTACAAGACATACTGGTGAACATCACAGAT GGAATCTGGTCTGATGATGTTACATCATGGAAACACTGCGATGATCAACGTTCATGTATAAACAA GTATGCGACGGAGAGTATAAACATAGCTTGCAAGTGGGCTTACAAGGGCGTTGAGGCGGGTGATACTCTTACAG agGATTACTTCCTTCCTCGGCTACCTGTGGTGGAGAAGAGGATTGCTCAAGGAGGGGTTCGCTTGGCGGCCATCCTCAACCGCGTCTTCTCTTCCAGTCAAGATACAGGAGTTGATGACGACGTATCACATTCACCCACCTAA
- the LOC103434719 gene encoding uncharacterized protein, giving the protein MDFSTMDRAQLTLLGSAGCVMLTMHFTIQLVSQHLFYWKNPKEQKAIIIIILMAPIYAVDSFVGLLDIKGSKTFFMFLDSIKECYEALVIAKFLALLYSYLKISISKNIVPDEIKGREIHHSFPMTLFQPRTVRLNHQTLKLLKYWTWQFVIIRPVCSVLMITLQAFGLYPSWLSWTFTVILNLSVSLALYSLVLFYHVFAKELAPHSPLAKFLCIKGIVFFVFWQGVVIDILAAVGVIRSHHFWLDVEHIEEAIQNVLICLEMVVFSVLQQYAYHVAPYSGDVEKKMLNKKRE; this is encoded by the exons ATGGATTTTAGTACAATGGATCGTGCCCAGTTGACCCTGCTAGGATCCGCAGGTTGTGTGATGCTCACAATGCATTTCACAATACAATTAGTGTCGCAACATCTCTTTTACTGGAAGAACCCGAAGGAGCAGAAggcaataataattattattctTATGGCTCCTATATATGCAGTTGACTCCTTTGTGGGTTTATTGGATATTAAGGGAAGCAAAacttttttcatgtttttggacTCTATTAAGGAATGTTACGAGGCTCTG GTGATTGCTAAGTTCTTGGCTCTTCTGTATAGTTACCTGAAGATATCCATAAGCAAAAATATCGTGCCAGATGAAATCAAAGGAAGAGAAATTCACCACTCGTTTCCTATGACTCTTTTTCAG CCTCGCACTGTTCGGCTAAACCACCAGACCCTGAAGCTACTCAAATATTGGACGTGGCAGTTTGTCATCATACGCCCAGTTTGTTCTGTTTTGATGATAACTCTACAAGCATTTGGGCTGTACCCCAGTTGGTTGAGCTGGACCTTCACTGTAATTCTTAACCTTTCAGTTTCTTTAGCGTTGTACTCTCTAGTGCTGTTTTACCATGTGTTTGCAAAGGAATTGGCACCGCATTCGCCCCTTGCAAAGTTCCTGTGCATCAAGGGAATTGTCTTCTTCGTCTTTTGGCAG GGAGTGGTCATTGACATATTAGCTGCTGTGGGCGTCATTCGATCTCACCATTTCTGGTTAGATGTGGAGCACATCGAGGAAGCTATTCAAAATGTCTTGATATGTTTGGAGATGGTTGTGTTTTCGGTTCTTCAGCAATACGCGTACCACGTTGCTCCTTACAGCGGAGACGTAGAGAAGAAGATGTTAAACAAGAAGAGGGAGTGA